AAGCTAACCTTTTATTTTTGCGATGTTTGACGCCTTAAATTTTTCATGAAAGCAGATTGATCCTTTCAATGAAGGGTGACGTATCTCGCTCATCAATCAAACCAAACGAAATCAATCCCTCACAATACTGAAGAGAACCAACGAGACCCACAAAAAATCCAAATCATTTGCGAACTTCACTATAGCGTAGATGTGGTTGAACGTAAAAAAAACAAGGATGCCCACAGGCATCCTTGTCATTTATTTACACGACCCACGCACCACACGTGCATGACGGGGTCTAGCAGCCCTTAGTCACCGTACATTTTCTGTACTTTCTCGCGACGCTCTTGCGCTTCAAGCGACAATGTGGCCGTCGGGCGCGCCAGCAAGCGACCCACCCCAATCGGCTCACCCGTTTCTTCACACCAGCCGTAATCGCCTGAATCAATGCGCTCAATGGCCTGACCAATTTTCTTCAACAGCTTACGCTCACGGTCACGCGTACGCAGCTCCAATGCATGCTCTTCTTCAATTGTGGCCCGATCTGCTGGATCCGGCACCACTTCATTTTCGCGCAGATGCTCGGTGGTGTCATCTGCGTTTTGCAGCAATTCTGCCTGCATGTCCAACAATTTTTGTTTGAAAAACGCCAGTTGTACGTCATTCATGTAATCTTTTGTGGGCATCTTCAACAGTTTTTCTTCTGTCATCGCGCCTTTACGATCTTGTGCCATCTCTACTTCTCCACTCATCAAAAAAGATTGCTCTTTTTTGCTTCTAAAAATCTTTTGCTCTTCACACTCAAGCGATGCACTGCTGAAGCTCCACTTCCAACTCATCCCAAGGCAAACCTTGACCCAAAATCCACATGTGTGTCTCAGGTGTTCGGCCTTCTGGCCACACATCAATGAACATGTCTGACCACAAATACTGTAAGGCTTGCATGCACAACGGTGACACCTCGCCTTGTAAATTAACCACCGCAAGCAACCGAGTCATGCTCGCCCCATGCTGAATACGCCAGCGACCAAGCATTTCCTTGATTTTCTCACCATTCATGGGCTGCGAAAACGAGAAATATACCACTTTATGCGCACCCCATGCGAGCAAATCGTCTTTTTTTAGTGGTTCACGCCACAAAGGGGCGTCCACACTATACGCCATTATGGGAATGGACACGTCATCGTCACTGATGAAGCCATTATGAACCCACATGGCCAAGGGATTTAACGCCCTCATTTGCTCGGCAAATTGAGCCATCACATCATCACCATTAAAGCTCAACACGCGGTCCGCAAGCAACAACTGATCCACCACCAAACCTTGAGATAAATCGCCCCAATCGCGATCCAATTGCATCAACGTGATCAACTCATCCAACTGTGCACCCACATTGGGCAGTTCACATAATAAAAACTGCACCCACAGCGCACTGCTTGCCCGCACCGGCAGGATGAGGATGAATTTTTTGGCTTCCAAAGACATGGCCTCGGATATGCCGTGCTCCAGTTGACCCAATACATCTTCGTCTGGCCACAACACGCCAGTCAACACATGGCCAGCCAATCCCGCTTTGGCATAAGCGGTGTGCTCATGCGCCATCACGCACACTTGGTTGGCCTTATGCGCATTTTCCAATTGGTGCGCCCATTCTGGCACGCCCCCTTCAAAACCAATATTTGGTTGATTTTCCAGCCACACGGCAACGGGCAAAATGGATTCACTCATATGTTCAATAAGCTTTATTTTGATTTAACACACATTTAACAAATATTTAACAAACAACAAAACCACCGCCTCAAAACGATCGACTCATAAAAGGGGCAATGTATTCACCATTGTTGCACAATAATCTGCTTAATGATGTGCAAACGCCGATGAAAAAAATGATCTGCGCCCGCAACCACAGTCACAGGCAACTCCAAAGGTTCGGCCCAACGCATGACCGCCCCCAGTGGAATCGTATCATCCAACTCACCGTGAATGACAATACTGTCCGAGGGCACGGGTGCAACATCCCATTTACCCGCTGCGGTGCCCACCATGATCATGCGCGACACCGCCTCGCCACGCGCTTGTAATGCTGCGGCAACACGACTTTGCACAAAGGAGCCAAAAGAAAACCCCGCCAAAACTAGAGGTGCACCGACGAAAATACCCAACTCAGCACGCATCCACTCGAGCACAACCAACATGTCCTCCGTTTCAGCCACCCCGTGGTCATGCACACCCGCTGTTTGTCCGACACCTCGAAAATTCGGACGAACCGCAATGTAACCGAGCTCATTCAAGGTTTTTGCCAAAGTTTGTGCCACTTTATTGTCCATTGCGCCACCAAACAACGGGTGTGGATGCGCCACCAGAGCCAAACCTTTGACTTCACTGGGTTCAATTTTTGGCACATCCACGGCAATCTCGATCATCCCAACGAGACCATCAATGGTCAATTTTTCTGTACCCGCACGCATCACGCCTCCGTCTGCTTATCGATCATCAAACGCTCAACCACGCGACCATGCTGCAAATGCTCGGTCACAATTTCGTCCAAATCCGATGCGTCCACATAGTTGTACCACACGTTATCGGGATACACCACGCACACGGGGCCGTGCTCGCAACGGTCCAAGCAGCCCGCTTTATTGATGCGCACGCCTTTCAATTTCAACGCACCCACCGCTTGTTTGGTGTGCGCCCAACCATCCAAAGCGCCGTGACGCAGGCAATCACCTCGAGGCTCATCGGCTGGTCGTTCGTTTAAACAAAAAAACACATGGTGCTTAAAGTAACTGCTGTTTGCGTTGACTGGCTCACTCATATCATCCTCTTATTTCTCATAACTCTCTTATTTCTCATAACTGCACACACACAGAGTGCATATCTTTTATAATTTGCACATGCACAATGTCGCCCAAATTCCACCGATTCAACTCTCTGCTTTGCAAAAGTGGTGGTCAACGCACAGCCAAGCCTCCTTGGCTTTGCACATTAAATACACCCCCCAATGCGACTC
The window above is part of the Ephemeroptericola cinctiostellae genome. Proteins encoded here:
- the dksA gene encoding RNA polymerase-binding protein DksA, which codes for MSGEVEMAQDRKGAMTEEKLLKMPTKDYMNDVQLAFFKQKLLDMQAELLQNADDTTEHLRENEVVPDPADRATIEEEHALELRTRDRERKLLKKIGQAIERIDSGDYGWCEETGEPIGVGRLLARPTATLSLEAQERREKVQKMYGD
- a CDS encoding GTP-binding protein — protein: MSESILPVAVWLENQPNIGFEGGVPEWAHQLENAHKANQVCVMAHEHTAYAKAGLAGHVLTGVLWPDEDVLGQLEHGISEAMSLEAKKFILILPVRASSALWVQFLLCELPNVGAQLDELITLMQLDRDWGDLSQGLVVDQLLLADRVLSFNGDDVMAQFAEQMRALNPLAMWVHNGFISDDDVSIPIMAYSVDAPLWREPLKKDDLLAWGAHKVVYFSFSQPMNGEKIKEMLGRWRIQHGASMTRLLAVVNLQGEVSPLCMQALQYLWSDMFIDVWPEGRTPETHMWILGQGLPWDELEVELQQCIA
- a CDS encoding alpha/beta hydrolase, translated to MRAGTEKLTIDGLVGMIEIAVDVPKIEPSEVKGLALVAHPHPLFGGAMDNKVAQTLAKTLNELGYIAVRPNFRGVGQTAGVHDHGVAETEDMLVVLEWMRAELGIFVGAPLVLAGFSFGSFVQSRVAAALQARGEAVSRMIMVGTAAGKWDVAPVPSDSIVIHGELDDTIPLGAVMRWAEPLELPVTVVAGADHFFHRRLHIIKQIIVQQW
- a CDS encoding (2Fe-2S) ferredoxin domain-containing protein, which encodes MSEPVNANSSYFKHHVFFCLNERPADEPRGDCLRHGALDGWAHTKQAVGALKLKGVRINKAGCLDRCEHGPVCVVYPDNVWYNYVDASDLDEIVTEHLQHGRVVERLMIDKQTEA